From the Triticum urartu cultivar G1812 chromosome 4, Tu2.1, whole genome shotgun sequence genome, the window gaggtcgacggcgttggtggtgctggtggcaatggggggcggagcgctgctctctttcggctttgggaagacgagggagcggcggagatttctgagattgtaacagcaacgggcgaatgggcgaactgcccctgtttcccctgcttataaagaggaagggggcggacgttccgcatttccgaataaagaaaccacccacgatctctcccacgacgccgcattcaacgcgtgccgttcggggaggacgcggtggatacggagtgacatacggcgtaacctaggccgcgcgtgcccgtgccctgttttgggcctggcccaacagcgctcggcaccgtgtatggcccaggcccgggggctcctgtcggtgtactagagtaggggtaccctagtatcccgaacttgtgcacgggcagttgcagcatcccgcggcaaggcttgccgggtgaccgccaaggtcctccgtggttcctttggagccattcaagaacaaagtatccaagtcaaagagacaagaccccagcaagaggagcttgccgggaaggccaaccaaggcaaggcacttaaggagacaagaccccggcaagaggagcttgccgggaaggccacccaaggcacctcaaggaacttgccgcgacgcatcgcacgtcccggcaaggcccggtgagcgacaagctcccggacgcgacaagacaataACCGCgacaaggcgcttgccgcggcaagacaCCACTATGCCCGCGCTCCAgtacatccaccaacgtgtcgctctgggacccttccaggcgtacgtggcgggaggctgtgcagcttgcggtgcgcggtggcaagcggcgctgacaagatcgccatcgtggcgagcggtggcgtccctgacggtcccttctACACtttttaggcgacgcagacgggcatttaaggcccttgtcccctgccgtcagggttaggtatgatacactatagcaggtagctgtacctaccgcagcaccttcccatttttaccctttgtctccgttgccacctgtcggtgacccttgagcatataaaaggaggcccgtgtgcaacgtagagggggggtggagaacactcacgctcggtctcgttagctgctggtgtgtactgtagcactccacgctcccgagcaagaaatcaatacaacccacaaagcaggagtagggttttacgcatccgtgcggcccgaatctgggtaaactgctcgcgtgcttcgcctcgatccgttctttgtgcgacctccgcccccgccgaatcgaaagggactcggcccgccggtcccataggtgttcgtggatcagtcccccgacaAGAGTTTCTCAGGAAGGTTGGACGAATGTGTCACACCGCACCCTGAGATCTCCCAACTGTCTATATATATTACAGAGAGAAAAACAGAACGTAAAAAAAATACATGTTTGACCTAAAATTCATACGAAAAGATAGTTATTGGCCAACCTTGGCCTAAAAACGTGGATCTGCCGCTGGTTTATTAAGCTAGCAATATTGCATAAATATTTACTTCTCATACACTTCAGACACACTAAGGCGATGCCCTCGCAACACTCTGCTAGTTTGCTTTAAATAAGATTGAACATCACTCTCATTATTGTTCATGTCACACACTAGTTCAATTTCTTAAGGACGAAATATTTGCCCAAGGTAGTGTAAACTCGGAGCAAATTTGTGATGGAACTCAACACACATGTAAAAGGATTGATGCCTATTTTACTTAGCAGCGCAAGATGCATGTTGCAATCAAGCTGAAGGCACGTATGGGGTGGGCAGGAGCACCAGCGGGGTCTTGCGGTGGAAGGTCAGCGCGCCGGCCTCCTCCATGTTCACCTCCTCCCCCTCCGGCACCGCCCACTCGAAGCCGCACAGCATGCTGGCCAGAGTGTACTCCACGTTCGCCACGCCCATGGCCAGCCCGGGGCAGATCCGCCGCCCGGCGCCGAACGGCACCAGCTCCATGTGCGCCCCGCGGAAGTCCACCTTGCCGTGCCTCCCGCCCGCCTCGAACCTCTCCGGCTCGAACTCCTCCGCGTCCGGCCCCCAGCTCGCCGCCTCCCTCCCGATCGCCCACGCGTTCACCACCACCCGCGTTCCCGCCGGCACCTCGTAGCCGCCGATCTCCACCCTCCGCAGCGTCTCCCGCGGCAGCAGCAGCGTCGCCGGCGGGTGCAGCCGCAGCGTCTCCTTCACCACCATCTTCAGGTACGTCAGCTTGGGCAGGTCGTCCGGCTGCACCCGCCACAGCTCCTTGTTGCCGTTGCCGCCGACCGCGGCCCGGATCTCCTCCTGCGCCGTCTTCAGCACGCGCGGCTTCCTCATGAGCTCCGACATCGCCCACAGGATCGTCACGGAGCTCGTGTCGATGCCGCCGAGGAACGCGTCCATCAGGACGGCCTTGACGTGGTCCCTCGTGAAGCCATGCTCCTCGCAGAGGCCGACCAGGGCGTCCACGAGGTCGCCGCCTCCGCTCTCCGGCTTGGGCCGCGCGGGGTCCTGGTGATGCTCCAGCACCTCCTCGAAGAAGCCGTCCAGGTCTCTGAAGATCCTCTCCCGCCGCGCGACGACGCCGACGAGCCGGTCGACGAGGCGGCCGGCGGCGTTGGGGAAGAAATCCTCGGCTGAGAAGCTGGCCGACATGTCCATGCCCTCGAACAGCACGTGCTGGAACCGCTCGTACTTGCGCGCGAAGGCCTCCGCACCGTACACGCTCCCGTACGCCACCGTGCCGATGATGCCGTCGGCGACGCGGAACACGTGCTCGTCCAACGCCACCGGTCCCGTCGCGTTGCCCAGGGCGAACATGAGCCTGTCCACCTGCTGCCGCCGCGCGGCCCAGGCGGCGGCGACGCCACGAGCCCCGACGAGCTCGGAGGCGAAGAGCCTGCGCATGTCGCGCCAGTAGGCACCGTAGGGCGAGAAGGCGACGCTCTTGCGGCCGTATGAGAGGCGCGCGGGGCCTGGCGACGCAGGTCGGCTGCAGCAGTCGGCGTCGTGGGCCCTCATGACGTCGCGCGCCGCCGCGGCGGACGA encodes:
- the LOC125554388 gene encoding 4-hydroxyphenylacetaldehyde oxime monooxygenase-like, whose translation is MAISLLLLAGFLLAVVSYLLVTRRGNEERGLRLPPGPARVPLLGNLHQLGPLPHHSLRDLAGRHGPVMLVRLGAARAVVVSSAAAARDVMRAHDADCCSRPASPGPARLSYGRKSVAFSPYGAYWRDMRRLFASELVGARGVAAAWAARRQQVDRLMFALGNATGPVALDEHVFRVADGIIGTVAYGSVYGAEAFARKYERFQHVLFEGMDMSASFSAEDFFPNAAGRLVDRLVGVVARRERIFRDLDGFFEEVLEHHQDPARPKPESGGGDLVDALVGLCEEHGFTRDHVKAVLMDAFLGGIDTSSVTILWAMSELMRKPRVLKTAQEEIRAAVGGNGNKELWRVQPDDLPKLTYLKMVVKETLRLHPPATLLLPRETLRRVEIGGYEVPAGTRVVVNAWAIGREAASWGPDAEEFEPERFEAGGRHGKVDFRGAHMELVPFGAGRRICPGLAMGVANVEYTLASMLCGFEWAVPEGEEVNMEEAGALTFHRKTPLVLLPTPYVPSA